A genomic window from Chrysoperla carnea chromosome 3, inChrCarn1.1, whole genome shotgun sequence includes:
- the LOC123295647 gene encoding 28S ribosomal protein S22, mitochondrial, producing the protein MTSLIKNLNKTKFILNVFFYKENKILSSSIHTNLIPSFYDKDPGPTFINDKVQNHLKLLTRINIKKVYRKRKMEDKYLHTPQYKFMTTEQVEKLMNDMRLKAEEKLQMPPVVQVRKPINDILSTDSALTGYDTAKFVFTDITYGIDDRERIILTREPDGTLQKSDWNTRHRMNQLYFPRTGRSLAKPRMFEEQFLNDLLERKEYEFILDSACVQFEPDDEEYQKVTSICYQTISNERDFEKLRSTRHFGPLVFYLVWNKNIDNLLLDLLETKYIEEASALISLFYTVHKIDVNNLSSDDLLKKYILESTASNRAVLELALQANENLKSTQALS; encoded by the exons ATGACAtcgttaataaaaaatctaaacaaaacgaaatttattttaaatgttttcttttataaagaaaataaaatattgagttCTTCTATTCATACAAATTTAATCCCTTCATTCTATG ataaagATCCCGGACCAACATTCATCAATGATAaagttcaaaatcatttaaaattgttaaccaGAATTAACATAAAGAAAGTATATCGTAAACGAAAAATGGAAGATAAATACTTACATACTCCACAGTACAAATTTATGACAACAGAACAAGTTGAAAAGTTAATGAATGATATGCGTTTAAAAGCTGAAGAAAAACTACAAATGCCACCAGTTGTACAA GTTCGAAAACCAATTAATGATATACTAAGTACAGATTCAGCTTTAACAGGTTACGATACAGCCAAATTTGTTTTCACCGATATCACTTATGGTATTGATGACCGTgaacgtataattttaacacgaGAACCAGATGGTACTTTACAAAAATCAGATTGGAACACACGACACCGTATGAATCAATTATATTTCCCAAGGACTGGACGTAGTTTAGCAAAACCACGCATGTTTgaagaacaatttttaaacgatttattAGAACGTAaagaatatgaatttattttggaTTCAGCATGTGTTCAATTTGAACCTGATGATGAAGAATATCAAAAAGTTACAAGTATTTGTTATCAAACTATTAGCAACGAAagagattttgaaaaattacgatCAACCAGACATTTTGGTCCGTTGGTCTTTTATTTAgtttggaataaaaatattgataatttattattagatttattaGAAACTAAGTATATTGAGGAAGCATCTgctttaataagtttattttataccgtacataaaattgatgtaaacaatttatcatcagatgatttattaaaaaaatacattttagaaTCAACAGCATCGAATCGCGCAGTTTTAGAGTTGGCTTTACAAGCTAATGAAAATCTTAAGTCTACACAAGCGTTATCTTAA
- the LOC123295548 gene encoding replication termination factor 2, translating to MGCDGGTIPRRDELVKLKKKPEQKDKDSELAYKWRHCALTQEKLVQPIVACGLGKLYNKQAVIESLLSKSLPESASHIRNLKDVKDIKLSPNPAYKSETDKSSPYICPIIGLEMTGRFRFVCLWSCGCVFSERAFKEIKTKQCVMCQQPFEDNNVVVLNGNEEDLILMSTRMAERKNKLKEMKKDKKEKKIASSTSVSNTETTATDGNKSTNMCTITSDKSSASTSTIKVEPTTSNSSHTVVKPVKRGADLKPIHDPLFKKAKGEYSVSKDPNATEVFKSLFTSHQTEKKQDRAHWITYNPFYN from the exons atgggTTGTGATGGTGGAACTATTCCTAGAAGAGATGAATTAGTTAAATTGAAGAAAAAGCCCGAACAA aaagATAAAGATTCAGAATTAGCGTATAAATGGAGACATTGTGCTCTAACTCAGGAGAAATTAGTTCAACCTATTGTAGCATGTGGATTaggaaaattatacaataaacaaGCTGTTATTGAATCCTTACTTTCAAAATCACTTCCAGAATCAGCATCACATATTCGAAACTTAAAAGATGTTAAAGATATTAAATTATCACCAAATCCTGCATACAAATCTGAAACAGACAAAAGTTCACCTTATATTTGCCCTATTATTGGACTAGAAATGACAGGAAGatttcgttttgtttgtttatggaGCTGCGGATGTGTTTTCTCAGAACGAGcgttcaaagaaataaaaacgaaGCAGTGTGTTatg tgcCAACAACCATTTGAAGACAATAATGTCGTCGTTTTAAATGGAAATGAAGAGGATTTGATATTAATGTCGACAAGAATGGCAGAAcgtaaaaacaaactaaaagagatgaaaaaagataaaaaggaaaagaaaattgCCTCAAGTACATCTGTAAGCAATACAGAAACAACTGCCACTGATGGAAATAAGTCTACAAATATGTGTACAATCACCAGTGACAAAAGTTCTGCAAGTACATCTACAATTAAAGTAGAACCTACCACTTCTAATAGTAGTCATACGGTGGTGAAACCGGTTAAAAGAGGTGCAGATTTAAAGCCAATTCACGATCCACTGTTTAAAAAAGCGAAAGGAGAATACAGTGTATCTAAGGATCCTAATGCTACAGAAGTATTTAAATCGCTATTTACATCTCATCAAACAGAGAAGAAACAAGATAGAGCTCATTGGATCACTTATAATCcattttataactaa